The Neovison vison isolate M4711 chromosome 5, ASM_NN_V1, whole genome shotgun sequence genome includes a region encoding these proteins:
- the LOC122906964 gene encoding ral guanine nucleotide dissociation stimulator-like isoform X2 has product MVQELNVDIPCSPSSKDKKPHRANGVWRWLRGKNGSTRKRNKTSILWNTRASSLEAGIDYLVTAVIKQDLNYVHMFLEIYRTFATTQEVLALLFARFGCVYSTDDEVGGPQEQHNMAVYAILDTWVERYPGDFVQPPDFPSLHALLAYLQVNVPGSDLQRRAQLLLPERQRAETTEPEAGGEEVWG; this is encoded by the exons ATGGTGCAGGAGCTGAATGTTGACAtcccctgctctccttcctcgAAGGACAAGAAGCCGCACAGGGCCAACGGAGTCTGGCGCTGGCTCAGG GGGAAAAATGGTTCAACGAGGAAAAGGAATAAGACCTCGATACTATGGAACACTCGGGCCAGTTCCTTGGAGGCCGGAATTGATTACCTGGTGACTGCCGTCATAAAACAAGATCTAAACTATGTTCATATGTTTCTGGAAATATACCGCACATTTGCTACCACCCAGGAGGTGCTGGCACTCCTCTTTGCAAG ATTCGGATGTGTTTACTCCACGGATGACGAGGTCGGCGGGCCCCAGGAGCAGCACAACAT GGCCGTCTATGCCATCCTGGATACGTGGGTGGAAAGGTATCCAGGGGATTTTGTGCAGCCTCCGGACTTTCCCAGCTTGCACGCGCTGCTGGCCTACCTGCAGGTCAATGTGCCGGGCTCGGACCTGCAGCGCCGTGCCCAGCTTCTGTTGCCAGAAAGGCAGCGCGCTGAGACCAcagagccagaggctgggggtgaggaggtcTGGGGGTGA
- the LOC122906964 gene encoding ral guanine nucleotide dissociation stimulator-like isoform X1 codes for MFLCCLRTSRGSGDQNPQENDLFPSWRHWLKPPPRCLRAFRGICHKNAPEDMVQELNVDIPCSPSSKDKKPHRANGVWRWLRGKNGSTRKRNKTSILWNTRASSLEAGIDYLVTAVIKQDLNYVHMFLEIYRTFATTQEVLALLFARFGCVYSTDDEVGGPQEQHNMAVYAILDTWVERYPGDFVQPPDFPSLHALLAYLQVNVPGSDLQRRAQLLLPERQRAETTEPEAGGEEVWG; via the exons ATGTTTTTGTGTTGTCTACGTACATCCCGGGGCTCTGGGGACCAGAACCCCCAGGAAAATGACTTGTTCCCTTCCTGGAGACATTGGCTAAAACCACCCCCACGATGCCTCAGGGCGTTTCGAGGGATATGCCATAAG AACGCTCCAGAGGACATGGTGCAGGAGCTGAATGTTGACAtcccctgctctccttcctcgAAGGACAAGAAGCCGCACAGGGCCAACGGAGTCTGGCGCTGGCTCAGG GGGAAAAATGGTTCAACGAGGAAAAGGAATAAGACCTCGATACTATGGAACACTCGGGCCAGTTCCTTGGAGGCCGGAATTGATTACCTGGTGACTGCCGTCATAAAACAAGATCTAAACTATGTTCATATGTTTCTGGAAATATACCGCACATTTGCTACCACCCAGGAGGTGCTGGCACTCCTCTTTGCAAG ATTCGGATGTGTTTACTCCACGGATGACGAGGTCGGCGGGCCCCAGGAGCAGCACAACAT GGCCGTCTATGCCATCCTGGATACGTGGGTGGAAAGGTATCCAGGGGATTTTGTGCAGCCTCCGGACTTTCCCAGCTTGCACGCGCTGCTGGCCTACCTGCAGGTCAATGTGCCGGGCTCGGACCTGCAGCGCCGTGCCCAGCTTCTGTTGCCAGAAAGGCAGCGCGCTGAGACCAcagagccagaggctgggggtgaggaggtcTGGGGGTGA